A DNA window from Chiroxiphia lanceolata isolate bChiLan1 chromosome 6, bChiLan1.pri, whole genome shotgun sequence contains the following coding sequences:
- the MADD gene encoding MAP kinase-activating death domain protein isoform X35 has protein sequence MVQKKRICPRLLDYLVIIGARHPSSDSVAQTPELLRRYPLEDHADFPLPPDVVFFCQPEGCLSVRQKRMSFRDDTSFVFTLTDKDTGVIRYGICVNFYRSFQKRVPKEKGEGTGGHRGREGQKIPKSGEASAPQEEVGTESSESGSSLPAPSAESTPDVNRSPRSKRLAKGSHHSRNSTLTSLCILSHYPFFSTFRECLYTLKRLVDCCSERLLGKKLGIPRGVQRDTMWRIFTGSLLVEEKSSALLHDLREIEAWIYRLLRSPMPIAGQKRVDVEVLPHELQPALTFALPDPSRFTLVDFPLHLPLELLGVDACLQVLTCILLEHKIVLQSRDYNALSMSVMAFVAMIYPLEYMFPVIPLLPTCMASAEQLLLAPTPYIIGVPASFFLYKLDFKMPDDVWLIDLDTNRVIVPTNAESLPALPEPEASELKKHLKQALASMSLNTQPILNLEKFQEGQEVPLLLGRPQNDLQSTPSTEFNPLIYGNDVDSVDVATRVAMVRFFNSPNVLQGFQMHTRTLRLFPRPVVAFQANSFLASRPKQTPFADKLSRTQAVEYFGEWSLNPTNYAFQRIHNNMFDPALIGDKPKWYAHQLQPIHYRVYDSNSQLAEALNIPAEKETDSDPTDDSGSDSVDYDDSSSSYSSLGDFVSEMMKCDINGDTPNVDPLTHAALGDASEVEFDDFQEYSGDMDEQTMDSENSQETNQPRSSSSTTASSSPSTVIHGANHEAADSAEIEEKLAAGFSNHLPSLPLQPGFPKISLDRRESDIAAGSMSSSEGVVRKREYDNPYFEPQYGFPTEDEDDEQEESYTPRFDQNLNGSRSQKLLRPNSLKLANDSDADSDSRASSPNSTVSNNSSEGFGGIMSFASSLYRNHSTSFSLSNLALPTKVGRDKNTPFPSLKGNRRALVDQKSSVIKHSPTVKRESPSPQGRTSNSSENQQFLKEVVHNVLDGQGVGWLNMKRVRRLLESEQLRVFVLSKLNRTIQSEEDARQDVIQDVEISRKVYKGMLDLLKCTVLSLEHSYANAGLGGMASVFGLLEIAHTHYYNKEPEKRKRSPTDGSVTPVGKDPGSSPRVEPKPAMQLPVPQIMPKPPSPAGKGPREFDTRSLKEENFIASIELWNKHQEVKKQKSLEKTRTEGVKQFDLGETDEKKSQISADSGLSLASGSQKSDFDSIPSGGPTVMVRSTSQDSEVSTVSNSSGETLGADSDLSSNAGDGPSVENGGNLAGSRGTVSDSEIETNSATSSIFAKSHNLKQSVKDSKGSTPGRGPEDGNQRVYLYEGLLGRDKGSVWDQLEDAAMETFSMSKERSTLWDQMQFWEDAFLDAVMLEREGMGMDQGPQEMIDRYLSLGEHDRKRLEDDEDRLLATLLHNMIAYMLMIKVNKNDIRKKVRRLMGKSHIGLVHSQQINDILDKLANLSGRELPVRPSGSRHIKKQTFVVHAGTDTTGDIFFMEVCDDCIVLRSNIGTVYERWWYEKLINMTYCPKTKVLCLWRRNGQETQLNKFYTKKCRELYYCVKDSMERAAARQQSIKPGPELGGEFPVQDMKTGEGGLLQVTLEGINLKFMHSQERKVFIELNHIKKCNTVRGVFVLEEFVPETKEVVSHKYKTPMAHEICYSVLCLFSYVAAIRGKEAENKSKPPRPVSS, from the exons GCACCCAAGCAGTGATAGTGTTGCTCAGACTCCTGAACTGCTGCGACGTTACCCTCTAGAAGACCATGCAGACTTTCCTCTACCGCCTGATGTTGTGTTCTTCTGCCAGCCAGAAGGATGTCTGAGTGTGCGGCAAAAACGCATGAGCTTCCGTGATGACACCTCCTTTGTCTTCACCCTCACAGACAAGGATACAGGTGTAATTCGCTATGGAATCTGTGTCAACTTCTACCGCTCCTTCCAGAAGCGAGTACccaaggagaagggagaaggcaCAGGGGGACATCGAGGTCGGGAGGGACAGAAGATCCCTAAATCTGGAGAGGCATCAGCACCCCAAGAGGAAGTGGGCACTGAGAGTTCAGAGAGTGGTTCTTCACTGCCGGCTCCAAGTGCAGAGTCTACCCCTGATGTGAATCGATCACCGCGCAGTAAGCGTCTGGCCAAAGGCAGTCATCACTCTCGGAACAGCACCCTGACTTCACTGTGCATCCTTAGTCATTATCCCTTCTTTTCCACATTTCGTGAGTGTCTCTACACCCTCAAGAGACTTGTGGACTGCTGTAGTGAGAGACTGTTGGGCAAGAAGTTGGGCATTCCTCGTGGAGTGCAGAG GGATACGATGTGGCGGATTTTCACAGGCTCTCTCCTGGTGGAAGAAAAGTCTAGTGCGTTGCTACACGACTTGCGGGAGATTGAGGCTTGGATATACCGTCTGCTCCGGTCACCAATGCCCATTGCTGGTCAGAAGCGGGTGGATGTGGAAGTCTTGCCACATGAGTTGCAACCAGCTTTGACCTTTGCTCTACCTGATCCATCCCGCTTCACCTTGGTGGATTTTCCATTACATCTCCCTTTAGAGTTGTTGGGAGTGGATGCCTGCCTGCAGGTGCTGACCTGCATCCTTTTGGAGCATAAG ATTGTATTGCAGTCCCGAGATTATAATGCGCTTTCTATGTCTGTGATGGCCTTTGTGGCCATGATCTACCCATTAGAGTACATGTTCCCCGTGatccctctgcttcccacctgCATGGCCTCTGCAGAACAg TTGCTTCTAGCCCCTACGCCTTATATCATTGGTGTTCCAGcaagtttctttctttacaaACTGGATTTTAAGATGCCTGATGATGTTTGGCTTATTGACCTGGATACCAACAGG GTGATTGTTCCCACAAATGCGGAATCtttgccagcactgccagaacCAGAAGCTTCAGAGctgaaaaagcatctgaaacaG GCCCTGGCCAGCATGAGTCTGAATACTCAGCCCATTCTTAATCTAGAGAAGttccaggaggggcaggaggtgccactgctgctgggaagaCCACAGAATGATTTGCAGTCTACTCCCTCCACAGAATTCAACCCCCTGATCTATGGAAATGATGTGGACTCTGTTGATGTGGCTACCAG aGTTGCTATGGTGAGATTCTTCAACTCACCAAATGTTTTGCAAGGTTTCCAAATGCATACTCGCACTCTTCGTCTCTTCCCACGACCGGTGGTGGCCTTCCAGGCAAATTCTTTTCTTGCCTCTAGGCCGAAGCAAACACCTTTTGCAGATAAGCTTTCCAGAACACAGGCAGTAGAATACTTTGGAGAATGGTCACTCAATCCTACTAACTATGCTTTCCAAAGAATTCATAACA ACATGTTTGACCCAGCCCTGATTGGTGACAAACCCAAGTGGTATGCTCACCAGCTGCAGCCGATCCACTATCGAGTCTATGACAGTAATTCACAGCTGGCTGAAGCACTGAATAtcccagcagagaaagaaacagattcTGATCCCACTGATGACAG CGGCAGTGACAGTGTCGACTATGACGACTCAAGTTCCTCCTACTCCTCCCTTGGTGATTTTGTCAGTGAGATGATGAAATGTGACATTAATGGTGATACCCCAA ATGTTGACCCCCTGACTCATGCAGCCCTTGGTGATGCTAGTGAAGTGGAATTTGATGATTTTCAAGAATATTCAGGGGATATGGATGAACAGACCATGGACAGTGAGAACTCCCAGGAGACCAACCAGCCTCGTTCAAGTTCCAGTACTACAGCCAGTagcagccccagcactgtcATCCATGGAGCAAATCAT GAGGCAGCAGACTCGGCAGAAATAGAAGAGAAGTTGGCTGCTGGATTTTCAAACCACCTCCCTTCCTTGCCACTGCAACCAGGCTTTCCCAAGATAAGCTTGGATCGTCGTGAGAGTGACATCGCAGCTGGCAGCATGAGCTCCTCAGAAGGGGTGGTGAGGAAGCGAGAGTATGACAATCCATACTTTGAACCTCAGTATGGTTTTCCTACggaggatgaagatgatgagCAGGAAGAGAGCTACACCCCAAGATTTGACCAGAATCTCAATGGAAGCAG GTCTCAGAAGTTACTCCGGCCAAACAGTTTAAAACTGGCCAATGATTCTGATGCAGATTCAGATTCCAGGGCCAGCTCCCCAAACTCTACTGTCTCCAACAACAGCAGTGAAGGTTTTGGGGGCATCATGTCTTTTGCAA GCAGCTTGTACAGAAACCACAGCACAAGTTTCAGTTTGTCCAACTTAGCCCTACCAACGAAAGTTGGGAGAGACAAGAATACTCCTTTTCCCAGCCTGAAAG GAAATAGACGAGCTCTTGTGGATCAAAAATCTTCAGTCATAAAGCACAGCCCAACAGTGAAGAGGGAATCTCCATCGCCTCAGGGACGAACTAGCAATTCCAG TGAGAACCAGCAGTTCCTGAAGGAGGTGGTACACAATGTTCTTGATGGGCAGGGTGTTGGCTGGCTGAATATGAAGAGAGTCCGACGTCTGCTGGAGAGTGAGCAGCTCCGTGTCTTTGTACTAAGCAAGCTGAATCGCACCATCCAGTCAGAAGAAGATGCTCGACAGGATGTCATACAGGACGTG GAGATCAGCCGCAAGGTTTATAAAGGCATGCTGGACTTGCTGAAGTGCACAGTCTTAAGCTTGGAGCATTCATATGCAAATGCTGGCCTGGGAGGCATGGCCAGTGTTTTTGGCCTGCTAGAGATAGCACATACTCACTATTATAATAAAG aaccagaaaagagaaaacGAAGTCCAACAGATGGATCTGTCACTCCAGTTGGCAAGGATCCTGGATCATCCCCAAGAGTGGAGCCAAAACCTGCGATGCAGCTGCCGGTACCTCAGATAATGCCAAAGCCACCAAGCCCTGCAGGCAAAGGGCCAAGGGAGTTTGACACAAGAAgtctaaaggaagaaaattttattgCTTCCATTG AATTGTGGAACAAGCACCAGgaagtgaaaaagcaaaaatctttggaaaaaacga gAACAGAAGGTGTGAAACAATTCGATTTGGGAGAAACAGATGAGAAGAAATCCCAAATCAGTGCAGACAGTGGCCTCAGTTTGGCCTCAGGTTCTCAG AAGAGTGATTTTGACTCTATTCCCAGTGGAGGACCAACAGTTATGGTCCGAAGTACAAGCCAGGATTCTGAAGTCAGCACT GTTAGTAACAGTTCTGGAGAGACATTAGGAGCAGACAGTGACTTGAGTAGCAATGCTGGTGATGGCCCGAGTGTGGAAAATGGTGGCAATTTGGCAGGATCCAGAGGCACTGTGTCAGACAGCGAAATTGAGACAAACTCTGCTACTAGCTCTATCTTT GCGAAGTCTCACAACCTGAAGCAGAGTGTGAAGGATAGCAAAGGCAGTACTCCAGGGAGAGGTCCAGAGGATGGGAACCAACGTGTCTATCTATATGAAGGACTTTTGG GTAGGGATAAAGGATCTGTCTGGGACCAGTTAGAGGATGCTGCAATGGAAACCTTCTCTATGA GCAAAGAGCGTTCAACTTTATGGGACCAGATGCAGTTCTGGGAAGATGCTTTTTTGGATGCTGTAATGTTAGAGAGAGAAGGAATGGGGATGGACCAGGGACCTCAGGAGATGATTGACAG GTATCTTTCCCTGGGAGAACATGATCGAAAGCGTTTGGAGGATGATGAGGACCGTTTGTTGGCTACACTGCTGCATAATATGATTGCCTATATGCTTATGataaag GTGAACAAGAATGATATTAGGAAAAAGGTGCGGCGTCTAATGGGAAAATCACATATTGGATTGGTGCACAGTCAGCAAATAAATGATATTCTAGACAAACTTGCCAATCTG agtGGACGGGAACTCCCTGTGAGACCCAGTGGCAGCCGCCATATCAAGAAGCAGACTTTTGTAGTACATGCTGGGACAGACACAACAGGAGACATATTTTTTATGGAG GTATGTGATGATTGTATTGTGCTTAGAAGCAACATTGGAACTGTATATGAACGTTGGTGGTATGAGAAACTCATCAACATGACTTACTGTCCCAAAACAAAAGTGCTCTGCCTCTGGCGCAGGAATGGTCAGGAGACACAACTGAACAAGTTCTACACAAAGAAG
- the MADD gene encoding MAP kinase-activating death domain protein isoform X34, producing MVQKKRICPRLLDYLVIIGARHPSSDSVAQTPELLRRYPLEDHADFPLPPDVVFFCQPEGCLSVRQKRMSFRDDTSFVFTLTDKDTGVIRYGICVNFYRSFQKRVPKEKGEGTGGHRGREGQKIPKSGEASAPQEEVGTESSESGSSLPAPSAESTPDVNRSPRSKRLAKGSHHSRNSTLTSLCILSHYPFFSTFRECLYTLKRLVDCCSERLLGKKLGIPRGVQRDTMWRIFTGSLLVEEKSSALLHDLREIEAWIYRLLRSPMPIAGQKRVDVEVLPHELQPALTFALPDPSRFTLVDFPLHLPLELLGVDACLQVLTCILLEHKIVLQSRDYNALSMSVMAFVAMIYPLEYMFPVIPLLPTCMASAEQLLLAPTPYIIGVPASFFLYKLDFKMPDDVWLIDLDTNRVIVPTNAESLPALPEPEASELKKHLKQCLVSMTAITQKQLLTPDNKALASMSLNTQPILNLEKFQEGQEVPLLLGRPQNDLQSTPSTEFNPLIYGNDVDSVDVATRVAMVRFFNSPNVLQGFQMHTRTLRLFPRPVVAFQANSFLASRPKQTPFADKLSRTQAVEYFGEWSLNPTNYAFQRIHNNMFDPALIGDKPKWYAHQLQPIHYRVYDSNSQLAEALNIPAEKETDSDPTDDSSGSDSVDYDDSSSSYSSLGDFVSEMMKCDINGDTPNVDPLTHAALGDASEVEFDDFQEYSGDMDEQTMDSENSQETNQPRSSSSTTASSSPSTVIHGANHLYVMQTSEQINDLTGPQEAADSAEIEEKLAAGFSNHLPSLPLQPGFPKISLDRRESDIAAGSMSSSEGVVRKREYDNPYFEPQYGFPTEDEDDEQEESYTPRFDQNLNGSRSQKLLRPNSLKLANDSDADSDSRASSPNSTVSNNSSEGFGGIMSFASSLYRNHSTSFSLSNLALPTKVGRDKNTPFPSLKDYFNLELGRDVDEVFGLNTIMEIITEAGPVSNEGNRRALVDQKSSVIKHSPTVKRESPSPQGRTSNSSENQQFLKEVVHNVLDGQGVGWLNMKRVRRLLESEQLRVFVLSKLNRTIQSEEDARQDVIQDVEISRKVYKGMLDLLKCTVLSLEHSYANAGLGGMASVFGLLEIAHTHYYNKEPEKRKRSPTDGSVTPVGKDPGSSPRVEPKPAMQLPVPQIMPKPPSPAGKGPREFDTRSLKEENFIASIELWNKHQEVKKQKSLEKTRTEGVKQFDLGETDEKKSQISADSGLSLASGSQKSDFDSIPSGGPTVMVRSTSQDSEVSTVVSNSSGETLGADSDLSSNAGDGPSVENGGNLAGSRGTVSDSEIETNSATSSIFAKSHNLKQSVKDSKGSTPGRGPEDGNQRVYLYEGLLGRDKGSVWDQLEDAAMETFSMSKERSTLWDQMQFWEDAFLDAVMLEREGMGMDQGPQEMIDRYLSLGEHDRKRLEDDEDRLLATLLHNMIAYMLMIKVNKNDIRKKVRRLMGKSHIGLVHSQQINDILDKLANLSGRELPVRPSGSRHIKKQTFVVHAGTDTTGDIFFMEVCDDCIVLRSNIGTVYERWWYEKLINMTYCPKTKVLCLWRRNGQETQLNKFYTKKCRELYYCVKDSMERAAARQQSIKPGPELGGEFPVQDMKTGEGGLLQVTLEGINLKFMHSQFLKLKKW from the exons GCACCCAAGCAGTGATAGTGTTGCTCAGACTCCTGAACTGCTGCGACGTTACCCTCTAGAAGACCATGCAGACTTTCCTCTACCGCCTGATGTTGTGTTCTTCTGCCAGCCAGAAGGATGTCTGAGTGTGCGGCAAAAACGCATGAGCTTCCGTGATGACACCTCCTTTGTCTTCACCCTCACAGACAAGGATACAGGTGTAATTCGCTATGGAATCTGTGTCAACTTCTACCGCTCCTTCCAGAAGCGAGTACccaaggagaagggagaaggcaCAGGGGGACATCGAGGTCGGGAGGGACAGAAGATCCCTAAATCTGGAGAGGCATCAGCACCCCAAGAGGAAGTGGGCACTGAGAGTTCAGAGAGTGGTTCTTCACTGCCGGCTCCAAGTGCAGAGTCTACCCCTGATGTGAATCGATCACCGCGCAGTAAGCGTCTGGCCAAAGGCAGTCATCACTCTCGGAACAGCACCCTGACTTCACTGTGCATCCTTAGTCATTATCCCTTCTTTTCCACATTTCGTGAGTGTCTCTACACCCTCAAGAGACTTGTGGACTGCTGTAGTGAGAGACTGTTGGGCAAGAAGTTGGGCATTCCTCGTGGAGTGCAGAG GGATACGATGTGGCGGATTTTCACAGGCTCTCTCCTGGTGGAAGAAAAGTCTAGTGCGTTGCTACACGACTTGCGGGAGATTGAGGCTTGGATATACCGTCTGCTCCGGTCACCAATGCCCATTGCTGGTCAGAAGCGGGTGGATGTGGAAGTCTTGCCACATGAGTTGCAACCAGCTTTGACCTTTGCTCTACCTGATCCATCCCGCTTCACCTTGGTGGATTTTCCATTACATCTCCCTTTAGAGTTGTTGGGAGTGGATGCCTGCCTGCAGGTGCTGACCTGCATCCTTTTGGAGCATAAG ATTGTATTGCAGTCCCGAGATTATAATGCGCTTTCTATGTCTGTGATGGCCTTTGTGGCCATGATCTACCCATTAGAGTACATGTTCCCCGTGatccctctgcttcccacctgCATGGCCTCTGCAGAACAg TTGCTTCTAGCCCCTACGCCTTATATCATTGGTGTTCCAGcaagtttctttctttacaaACTGGATTTTAAGATGCCTGATGATGTTTGGCTTATTGACCTGGATACCAACAGG GTGATTGTTCCCACAAATGCGGAATCtttgccagcactgccagaacCAGAAGCTTCAGAGctgaaaaagcatctgaaacaG TGTCTGGTTAGCATGACTGCAATCACTCAGAAACAGCTGCTCACACCCGACAACAAg GCCCTGGCCAGCATGAGTCTGAATACTCAGCCCATTCTTAATCTAGAGAAGttccaggaggggcaggaggtgccactgctgctgggaagaCCACAGAATGATTTGCAGTCTACTCCCTCCACAGAATTCAACCCCCTGATCTATGGAAATGATGTGGACTCTGTTGATGTGGCTACCAG aGTTGCTATGGTGAGATTCTTCAACTCACCAAATGTTTTGCAAGGTTTCCAAATGCATACTCGCACTCTTCGTCTCTTCCCACGACCGGTGGTGGCCTTCCAGGCAAATTCTTTTCTTGCCTCTAGGCCGAAGCAAACACCTTTTGCAGATAAGCTTTCCAGAACACAGGCAGTAGAATACTTTGGAGAATGGTCACTCAATCCTACTAACTATGCTTTCCAAAGAATTCATAACA ACATGTTTGACCCAGCCCTGATTGGTGACAAACCCAAGTGGTATGCTCACCAGCTGCAGCCGATCCACTATCGAGTCTATGACAGTAATTCACAGCTGGCTGAAGCACTGAATAtcccagcagagaaagaaacagattcTGATCCCACTGATGACAG CAGCGGCAGTGACAGTGTCGACTATGACGACTCAAGTTCCTCCTACTCCTCCCTTGGTGATTTTGTCAGTGAGATGATGAAATGTGACATTAATGGTGATACCCCAA ATGTTGACCCCCTGACTCATGCAGCCCTTGGTGATGCTAGTGAAGTGGAATTTGATGATTTTCAAGAATATTCAGGGGATATGGATGAACAGACCATGGACAGTGAGAACTCCCAGGAGACCAACCAGCCTCGTTCAAGTTCCAGTACTACAGCCAGTagcagccccagcactgtcATCCATGGAGCAAATCAT TTGTATGTAATGCAAACTAGCGAACAGATCAATGATTTGACTGGTCCACAGGAGGCAGCAGACTCGGCAGAAATAGAAGAGAAGTTGGCTGCTGGATTTTCAAACCACCTCCCTTCCTTGCCACTGCAACCAGGCTTTCCCAAGATAAGCTTGGATCGTCGTGAGAGTGACATCGCAGCTGGCAGCATGAGCTCCTCAGAAGGGGTGGTGAGGAAGCGAGAGTATGACAATCCATACTTTGAACCTCAGTATGGTTTTCCTACggaggatgaagatgatgagCAGGAAGAGAGCTACACCCCAAGATTTGACCAGAATCTCAATGGAAGCAG GTCTCAGAAGTTACTCCGGCCAAACAGTTTAAAACTGGCCAATGATTCTGATGCAGATTCAGATTCCAGGGCCAGCTCCCCAAACTCTACTGTCTCCAACAACAGCAGTGAAGGTTTTGGGGGCATCATGTCTTTTGCAA GCAGCTTGTACAGAAACCACAGCACAAGTTTCAGTTTGTCCAACTTAGCCCTACCAACGAAAGTTGGGAGAGACAAGAATACTCCTTTTCCCAGCCTGAAAG ATTACTTTAATCTGGAATTGGGAAGGGATGTGGATGAAG TATTTGGGTTAAATACTATAATGGAGATTATTACTGAAGCTGGCCCAGTAAGCAATGAAG GAAATAGACGAGCTCTTGTGGATCAAAAATCTTCAGTCATAAAGCACAGCCCAACAGTGAAGAGGGAATCTCCATCGCCTCAGGGACGAACTAGCAATTCCAG TGAGAACCAGCAGTTCCTGAAGGAGGTGGTACACAATGTTCTTGATGGGCAGGGTGTTGGCTGGCTGAATATGAAGAGAGTCCGACGTCTGCTGGAGAGTGAGCAGCTCCGTGTCTTTGTACTAAGCAAGCTGAATCGCACCATCCAGTCAGAAGAAGATGCTCGACAGGATGTCATACAGGACGTG GAGATCAGCCGCAAGGTTTATAAAGGCATGCTGGACTTGCTGAAGTGCACAGTCTTAAGCTTGGAGCATTCATATGCAAATGCTGGCCTGGGAGGCATGGCCAGTGTTTTTGGCCTGCTAGAGATAGCACATACTCACTATTATAATAAAG aaccagaaaagagaaaacGAAGTCCAACAGATGGATCTGTCACTCCAGTTGGCAAGGATCCTGGATCATCCCCAAGAGTGGAGCCAAAACCTGCGATGCAGCTGCCGGTACCTCAGATAATGCCAAAGCCACCAAGCCCTGCAGGCAAAGGGCCAAGGGAGTTTGACACAAGAAgtctaaaggaagaaaattttattgCTTCCATTG AATTGTGGAACAAGCACCAGgaagtgaaaaagcaaaaatctttggaaaaaacga gAACAGAAGGTGTGAAACAATTCGATTTGGGAGAAACAGATGAGAAGAAATCCCAAATCAGTGCAGACAGTGGCCTCAGTTTGGCCTCAGGTTCTCAG AAGAGTGATTTTGACTCTATTCCCAGTGGAGGACCAACAGTTATGGTCCGAAGTACAAGCCAGGATTCTGAAGTCAGCACTGTG GTTAGTAACAGTTCTGGAGAGACATTAGGAGCAGACAGTGACTTGAGTAGCAATGCTGGTGATGGCCCGAGTGTGGAAAATGGTGGCAATTTGGCAGGATCCAGAGGCACTGTGTCAGACAGCGAAATTGAGACAAACTCTGCTACTAGCTCTATCTTT GCGAAGTCTCACAACCTGAAGCAGAGTGTGAAGGATAGCAAAGGCAGTACTCCAGGGAGAGGTCCAGAGGATGGGAACCAACGTGTCTATCTATATGAAGGACTTTTGG GTAGGGATAAAGGATCTGTCTGGGACCAGTTAGAGGATGCTGCAATGGAAACCTTCTCTATGA GCAAAGAGCGTTCAACTTTATGGGACCAGATGCAGTTCTGGGAAGATGCTTTTTTGGATGCTGTAATGTTAGAGAGAGAAGGAATGGGGATGGACCAGGGACCTCAGGAGATGATTGACAG GTATCTTTCCCTGGGAGAACATGATCGAAAGCGTTTGGAGGATGATGAGGACCGTTTGTTGGCTACACTGCTGCATAATATGATTGCCTATATGCTTATGataaag GTGAACAAGAATGATATTAGGAAAAAGGTGCGGCGTCTAATGGGAAAATCACATATTGGATTGGTGCACAGTCAGCAAATAAATGATATTCTAGACAAACTTGCCAATCTG agtGGACGGGAACTCCCTGTGAGACCCAGTGGCAGCCGCCATATCAAGAAGCAGACTTTTGTAGTACATGCTGGGACAGACACAACAGGAGACATATTTTTTATGGAG GTATGTGATGATTGTATTGTGCTTAGAAGCAACATTGGAACTGTATATGAACGTTGGTGGTATGAGAAACTCATCAACATGACTTACTGTCCCAAAACAAAAGTGCTCTGCCTCTGGCGCAGGAATGGTCAGGAGACACAACTGAACAAGTTCTACACAAAGAAG